The stretch of DNA TGGGAATGAATGTGGTCGTATTTGATATTCAAAATCCGCCTGATGGTTTTGAGTTTTATTGTGTAGATATTCGGGATGATACACAGATAAAAGAGGCATTGTTGCAAATTTCCAATGTATATATTCTCGTAAATAATGCCAAGGTGTATTTTGAAAAGTATTTGGAAGATACAACGAACGACGATATAGACAAGATGGTTGATATTAATAAGATGTATTCTTTCAAAATCAGGCTATTTTTCTTTAATGTGAGAATCTCATCCTCATTAGCATATATACATTTAATCATGCCAATCCGTAATATTTACAAGTGTAGATTAAAGACGCACAAATGCCATGAAAAATAAACCAGCCAGTGTTTCTTTGAATCCACACTGTGTAATTTAATGGTGAGCAAATGAAAAATAAGGTCAAGTTAATACTAGCTTCAGCTGTATTTGTTGCAGCTTTGATGCTACTCGTTCCATTGTCTCAAACAGACATGTCTGGGGGGGGGGGGGAATCTGAAAACAACGTTTCAGACTCAGTTGTTTTGAGCGATGATGACTCTAAAATAATTTACGTGAACGGTTCTTATCAAGATTCGGATTCGAATGATACTAATGAGAAATCATATAAAACAATACAAGAAGCTATTGACGCAGCATCTTCTGGAGATATGATATCTATTGCTGCTGGTACATATACTGAAAATCTTACAATAAATAAGAAAATTATACTCTCAGGAGTTGCTGAAAGTTCTGACGGCTATTCAACACAAATAATCGGAAAGATCTCTGTGATGGTGGTTGATGCAGTAACTCTTGAAAATTTAAATCTAAGGTATACAAGTACGACCAATGATTTTCAGGCCGTAGTCGAACTCAATGCTGCTGGAAACCTGACAATTCAAAATGTAATTATAACTCCTGACATACAGAGTAATGAAGATTATTGTTCTGGTGTACTAATATCTGAAAATAATCAGAATGCAAAATTAACAATCAATAATGCAACGATTCATGCAGATAAAGATGGTGGACGCGGCGTAGCAATAAGATCGCTTGGATCCACAACGAATATTTTTGATTCCACAATAACTGCAAATGGCGGGAAGTATGGATCTGCAATTCATATGAATACTCAGGATTCTGCCAATCCAGCTACATTAA from Candidatus Methanomassiliicoccus intestinalis Issoire-Mx1 encodes:
- a CDS encoding SDR family NAD(P)-dependent oxidoreductase produces the protein MGLAIARKLKSMGMNVVVFDIQNPPDGFEFYCVDIRDDTQIKEALLQISNVYILVNNAKVYFEKYLEDTTNDDIDKMVDINKMYSFKIRLFFFNVRISSSLAYIHLIMPIRNIYKCRLKTHKCHEK